The genomic segment gattataaaaaaaaaatatatatatatatatatatatataaattattaaattataaataatgaaaaaaaagctTGAAAAGCAAAAGAAGTTGTTAGAATATGAAAAAGGatattattcaaataaagtaaaaatgcgaaatatgttatttttcaAAAGTATAGGAAATAagaatcatttatttttggtttttctattattcttgtttttttctttttcatgtATAAATTTTACACAATGtcaaataacaaaaaagaaagtaTCAGTAAGTGAAATAAATTTCGATAGTGCAGTGGATGATGTTCAATGGTGTGGAAATAATCATATGACAGTTTTAGTAAAAACTGTAAAGGGAAGATTATATAGGAGTTCAGATGGAGGAAAAATATGGACTAATATAACTGGGAATTTATcggataaagaaaataataaaagtgatCCATCATCAAATCATATGAATGAAATGACTACTGTAGATCTTATAATGGTAAATTCAGTAAACAAGAATATAGTGTTAATTATAGGAAATCAAAAGAATCATTATATATCAGAAGATTCTGGAGAAACATTTagattattaaattatcagAATAAAATCAATTTTTGGCAGTTTCATAGTACTAAAACGCATTGGGCCTTAGTTTCGTCCTGGACAGAAGCTTGCTATtctaatgatgataatagtGGTGAATGTATGCAGACCTTATCCTTAACAAAAGATTTAGGGAGAACATTTCAATtaattgatatatatgttgtacAATTTAATTGGGGAGATAAAGAATCACATTTAGAAGACACCATCTATTATACTCGccataaaaatagaaatggTCATCAACAAAGATTTAGTGGATGGTCTAAAGATGTTGATTTTGTGGCTACTCATAATTTTGGAAAATCTGTAGATGTATTAGTAAAACAaggaaataaatttttaatctctaatggatatatttttgttgCAAAATTAAATGATGTTATAAAACAAACTGTTAATATGATGGTTTCAACTGATGGAGGCAAAACTTTTAATAAAGCAAATTTACCAGAAAATATTCATGAGAAATCATATACTGTTTTAGATACATCAGAAGGTTCTATAATGCTACATGTAAATCATGGAACATCTtcagaaaaaattaatacaggtaatgtatatatatcagATGCTTCAGGTTTAAATTATACATTATCATTACCTAATAATATAAGAACCTCTTCTGGGGAATGTGAATTTGACAGAGTATTAAGTTTAGATGGAGTATATATTGCCAACTTTTTAGAtgttaataatgaaataaaagatGAAGATTTGAGATTCCAAAATTTCAAATCAGCTATTGAAGAAGATATTGCTCCATTTGAGACAAATacagaaaaaagaaaaaaacaatataacaaaggaaaaaatgaagatgcTGTTAGAACTGTTATTTCGTTTAATAAAGGTGGAGAATGGTCTTATTTAAAAGCTCCTAAAGTTGATAGTAGAGGAAACAAATATGAGTGTGGTGATAATTGTTATTTGCATTTACATGGAATTACAAATTATCATCAATATGCACCTTTCTATTCTATTGAAAATGCTGTAGGAATTATAATGGGAACGGGTAATGTAGGTAGCCATTTAAGATATGAAAGTGATGAAgtaaatacatttttatcaaGAGATGGTGGTGTAACATGGATTGAAGCTCATAAAGGaccatatatttatgaatatgGTGATTATGGTGGTTTAATTGTTATGGCTGATGATTTACGTAAAACAAACCAAATTGTATTTAGTTGGAATGAAGGACAAAGTTGGTTTGATTTTGAATTAGGACAATTTTCTATTGATGTTGATAATATTGTAGCAGAACCTAATTCTGCTTCTGTAGAATTTCTTGTGTATGGTACCAGAAATGATGTAGGTGTTTTATATCATCTAGATTTTAATGCTCTTGGTCAACCGTTATGTAAAGGTTTATGGGCAGCAGATTCCGTCTCCTCAGATTATGAAACATGGTCACCTACCAGTGGAAATTTCAATGATAAGTGTATATTAGGTAGAAAAATTACTTACACCAGAAGAAAACAAACATCAGAATGTTTTAATGGAAAAGACTTAAAAAGAACAGTTGATAAAAAACCATGTGAATGTACACCAGAAGATTATGAATGTGAAACGGGATTTACTAGAAAAATCGGAAGTTATGAATGTAAGCCAAATGATCCAACATTAACCATTGAAGGATGTACAAGCAGTTCTTACTTTTATGCAAATGCATATAGAAAAGTTCCTGGTGATATATGTGTCAATGGGTGGGTTCCTGAAAAAGTTCCAGTCCCCTGTCCTTCCTATGCACcatttaataaaagtaaggaaaatcaaatatatatattatgaaaatgttCATGCAGTAACatatattcaaaattttgttgattatattaattatgtatTCTTATATATGCATTATATAACTTTCATTTCATggcattttatattttcttttattttaattttttcttttcttttagcTGCTAAgtcaatattatttataatatttatcatgGGTATAGTCATGCTTATAATTACTTATATATGCAGAAATCCTAAGTTTAAAaacttattttataattatggtaggaatgaaatatatatatatatatttatatatatttatatatattttatgtgttTATGTGTGTatgtacataaataatttttttattataataaatcatgtttttatatctttttattttattttactttattttttttaggtTTTGATACATTTGAAAATGTCAAATATTCAGTTATTAAAACCAAAAGAGGAAATGTCAACAATAATGTATTTGAACCAGAAATGGAATTCATAGATGCAGAACAAGTAAAACATTAAAATGTTATTAAactttatatgtttttttttttaaatgttcattattttttatcaatatatatatatatatatatatattatatgtgtatatttatttgattttattaatttattattttttttattttctaggATGATAATGAGGAAGATGTCCCTACACTTTTACCATATTCAAGTGATAGAAATAGGTCAACAAATAAAGATTTTACATTAGCTAGAAATAGAACAAaccaaaataataacattacCTCAAGGAATATATCACCTTCAAAAAATTATGCTGATAATattgaattattataaattaaaggAATTACAACTTTGCAAGCGCAACATAATTTtgcaaatatatacatacatacatacatgtatatatttgtatgtaCATGTtgcttatttatttatactatGGGTCATCAAAACAATTATGTGTCTTTTTTCTTCCCTTTTGTTATATCATAATTGTTAATTTTTAAAGTtgaacacaaaaaaaaaaaaaaaaaaaagaaaaaaaaaatatatggaaaaaatttatagtaattaatttttaatatcattttttttttttttttttttttttattgttatttgaatttctttttcttctcttcttttttttttatgtattaatacagtatgtatatttatatatatatatatatacatatatatatttcttttaataaaatatatatgaaacttgtttattaatatgtttatccttttataattttgtatatgttaattttttatatattaacattattaataatgtttataatttaattctacaattatataatatatatgttttttattaatttaaacgtcgaataaaattttttttttttttttttttttttttttttttttttttttttcttttccttttgaTATTAGATAATTATTTTAGTGTTGTATATTGATAATACATGTTTTTATGTATACTAAGGTATCATTAGCATGtagatatttattttctttgttaattttttttttttttttttgttttacaaATACATAAATTACTAATAAGCATATTAACATTATAGAcgttatacaaaaatatgatacaaaagaaaaatatataaaaagatatatgaaaatttaagaaaaatgattctttttatttttaaaataatagtataaatataataaaattaaatatacatcagttgataaaaataattttgacATATAATAAGTAAGGAATAATTCGAAACAACAGaacaaatttaaaaaatagacAGTTCTATCAacttgtgtatttttttttttttttttttttttatatatataaatagaaatactttcttccctttttttttgtattatatgttattacaaaatttaaatataatgacataatatatttttatatacgtTAATGTAATGGTGTAATACTTATACGAACATTAatttgaatattatataattattattaacttaaataattttctatttttgGTATTTTAACATAATGGTAATGTTTATTTAACATTATATGAAggtacagaaaaaaaaaaattataataataaataaatagtataaataaataatataaaataaataataataataatatatacatgtatatatatatatatatatatatataaagaaaacaaatttaaatttaattcaAATTGaacattaaaaattaattactataaataatttccatattttattttatattattttttattttaatatatataatataaatttataaaatttaattacaagagtaaaaaaattaattattaattatacacaaattacatgtatatatatatatatatatatatatatatatatatatatttaacatgtatctttcatttttcatgGTGTAAATTAAAACTCATTATAACATGAGGGcatgtcttttttttttctcttttaacTCTAATGGCTGGTTATCTGGTCCAAGATCTTGTTCTCCACCCCATGATAAAGGGAACCATATAGGATATATTCtcttatataagaatatgaAAACTTTATCATGTTGTTTAAGAACATTACTAAATATACATTTCATTTTTCCATGAGTTCCTAATGATTCAACTATTTTTCCAGTTAATCCATGTTTGGTATGTAATTCAACTGGTTTAAAATAATTGATATCTTTGGgattataaaacatatttctAATGAcagctttttttttatgaattttaaatattttcccACAAAGGGATATTCTCTTcattataattcttttacaATCACAACTTACAACTTTACCATGCGCAACTATTACAGATGCAACATTAGCTTGGGGGTTGGAAAAATTATTGTGTTCATTTGTTAtacaatcatatatatattcagtTCTACCACTCGTAAgggaattatttatatcgtTAGAAGTATCTAAGGAATATCCTAAGGTTTGTTGAAAATCTAAACTATTCAATGaattattacaataattattactattattattattattattattattattattattattaccattagCATAGTTTTGTAATTGTTCCATTTGTtggtacattttttttttaataaaaaatactgGAGCTGCTGTTACTGTGGTAAAACCAAATATAGAGGCAACATATTTTTTCCCATGTTTTAAatgtttttcatattttcctTTCGATTGTGGTCCTTTAATTATTTGTTCACTAAATACAGGACATCCGATAAAATGTCTAAAACCACAAATAATTTCAAAAATATCCTTTGATTCAACCTTATCTGAATAAAATATAGTTCTATTTACTTCCATATTTAAAACTGTAACTTTTCTTTCAAATGGTAATAAACTTGATACAATAACTGGTATATCATTTCTTTTGTTGTTaagtttatttaataattttccatcatttttaataacaaatatacaaTAAGTATCAGTTAATGTAAATTCTCCATTTACTATTTTACAATTTTGTACAAATTTTTTTCtggaatatttaattaagTTTTCAGAACTttcataatcatatatacGTGAATATTCTAGTGGCAAATCTTCATAAACATCTACATATGAAGTTCTAAAACTTTGTAAACTtcgatattttttaaaacgtTCTCTTGCactaatatttttacatatatatatattatcagaATTATTCGAATCTTTTTCAATACAgctatcatcattataatctTCGCTTTTATTATCCGTCTCATTTACGGTTATATTATCAGTTATATCATCagatatatcatcattattttcttcatcctcatcataatttttgtataaatCATTATTTCCATACTCAAGATGGTTCgttgaaaattttttattttgcgTTTCATTACTTatgttaaaattattaataatgttattattattattattaaacatattattattattattattgttgttgctGCTGTTGTCGTCGTTCATTCCACCATATTTGTCATATGAGCAAATAAAATCATCGTTTGCTTCATGTTTTTCGTTAGATATATAAGTccacatattatttatattactaaTGTTTGGGTTAGtgttttcttcattatactGTTGATTATTACCATGAGGATCATTTGTATAGTCTTGCATAATATTCTTCatattgtatttataaaCTGTATAactttcatttatattatcaccattattattattattattgttactattattaGTTGTAGTTGTACTATCATTCATTGTCTTAgtaatactattattattttcatttatgttGTAGTTATCGTAAGAAAAGAAATTTGAAGCAGTAAATTCAGGTATATCCTTATTTTTAAGGGTCattaaattattcatatatatattattattgtcttCTACAACATACGGTCGTATACATTTCAtatcatcttcttcattaaATATACTTTTAATTGGCTTATGTttaatatcataataattatattttgtatgatCATTAGgtaattttttattgttggataaaaaattaagtaTAAATTCATTTTCACTTGTTTGTTGATTATTTggatttaataaaaaggaatatcTTAAATTTTGTTCGTCAAAaaatcttttttcttttaagatatctattaaataaatattatcgaTATAATAATCCCCTACATCAGTTATATGTATAGgattatgataattaaaaCCCACTCCTTTTATAAaaccttttatatatatacaatcaTTTTCAGAATTATATGCACAAGAATCTGCCATCATATAACCTCTACCTTCTCTATAAGaaacatttttaattttcatatttgttatttcattatataatttttgaaaatcggaatttttattttcactaataaaaaatattttgtcgTCCATTGTAAATTCAGAATTAAAATATCTCATAACAAATTTGTGAGAACCCTTATTGCTCATATTTGTATTGTAACCTATACCAATAATAGATGGAACCCCTTGTATTTTTAATAcagataataatttataaccTAATTCATCAAAACAAGAATTTTCAATACTTCCATctttaaataaacataatacaACATCAGCACATTTGGTTCCATCAATAATTCCATATATATCTCTTGGTATATCATAAACTACAAatgattttcttttctttttttttttatcatttgaaTGTACAGtgtatatatcatataattttatattatctatatcaATATGTTCGTCATTTTCttcacataaatattttataaattcctTCTTAAACGAAAGTATATCAACATCTTCATGGAACactaataaacatatattcaAGCAATTATAAAAAGGTATATGTTTAGCTTTTTCTTCTctctcattttttaattgatCACTTTTGCTATAATATGATTGAACCTTcctttgtaatatattactatatttttcgttaatatcatttttatttttttttttttggatattttttatactcttcttcttcttcttctgattttttatctttttaaattgtttatttttttgttttaaatgTGATTTAtgtttcattatattaaacaaataagaaattataatatatatacaatatatacatatatatatatatatatatatatatatatatatatatatatatataaataacttatgatatatttatttttattttaatttaatattttcattagaatattatacaaaatttttctgataaaaaaatttatatttgtccttttgaaaaaatattatcaatatatttatacatacataaatatatatttaatgtattatattattaaggttaaagaaaaaatatggatTCAATTTAACCTTTAAAAGCaggagaaaatataaaatatgtaaaaataagaaattacttttatattatacatatgatatatatattatacgtaaatttttttttttttttttggtaagaTGAGAATTGATTCattttcttaaaaataacaattcattatattttataaaaatttgtaACAATATAAAGGAGGTAATGctgtaaatatattacaaaaagaaattttatttttatttttttaaataaatgttatataaaaaatatatatatatatataatatatatatataattttatagaaagaaaaaaaagtttttttttttctcattaaataataccatattatttattataatatgtataaatattaatatttacaattaatattatatatatggtatatatatgtattgtatatatataataatatatatatatattataatatataatatatattgtgttaCGTATTAATTTTCAataaggtaaaaaaaaaaaaaaaatttaattactAAAAATTCAAGaatggaaaatatatatatatatatatatatatatatatatatatattaaaaatgtatatattaaaatatttagaacaatttattaataatttaaaattaatattcttcaaatgttttatatttaaattaatgaaaaaaaaaaaaaaaaaaaaaagaatacacaaaaaattccataaacaaaatattatgttacaatatttttgttattatacttttttaaCGTTTTTTGTAAAACATCTACCATTGcaacttttttttctttagtttttataaaatttaaatattataaaatgcataatataataccgcatttttgttattattaataaattattactattacgtTTGTAATATAAGAATTGATGgttctataaaaatatattattatattacgatatctttataaaataaaaaaatataaataataataaaacattttaaattataattgtatattatgataaaatacacatttttaaaagtttaagtacttttctttctttctttctttccttttttttttttttttttttttgttcctactataaaaatatttcagaTGCACATATTTCTTAGgaggaaatatattttattaaaaataattattgtggaataaatataaaaagaatgaaaaaaattattttttttttttatataaagtatgaataaaagaataaaaataatttttataagagtataataaaatgttcattattatagcatatatatattcgcATACTATTGTTATAAAttcttaaaatatttctgatctttcattttatttttataaaaaaatagtaCTCGTCTAATCTTATGTGTGATGGTGTGGtggttatatataaatataaaaaattattattatatatataataatatattttttttcagaaTAAAttagaatattatatatatatatatatatatatatttatatttttttatttagaaAGATAATGATATCATTTATAGTATTAAAtggttataatatatgtacatataaatatactgaacattttaattatacttttttttttttctttttttttttggtctGAGATAACATTGTGCGCTATTGTGCAATGttgatttttttataaaactacaaaatgtaatatactgtaatgaaaataaataaaacacatatatgtaaatataaatatatatatatatatatatatatataatgtgtctagaatataattcatatattataggaatataaaaaataataaaaaataaataaatgaataaaataatatattaggaTTGG from the Plasmodium falciparum 3D7 genome assembly, chromosome: 14 genome contains:
- a CDS encoding sortilin gives rise to the protein MKKKLEKQKKLLEYEKGYYSNKVKMRNMLFFKSIGNKNHLFLVFLLFLFFSFSCINFTQCQITKKKVSVSEINFDSAVDDVQWCGNNHMTVLVKTVKGRLYRSSDGGKIWTNITGNLSDKENNKSDPSSNHMNEMTTVDLIMVNSVNKNIVLIIGNQKNHYISEDSGETFRLLNYQNKINFWQFHSTKTHWALVSSWTEACYSNDDNSGECMQTLSLTKDLGRTFQLIDIYVVQFNWGDKESHLEDTIYYTRHKNRNGHQQRFSGWSKDVDFVATHNFGKSVDVLVKQGNKFLISNGYIFVAKLNDVIKQTVNMMVSTDGGKTFNKANLPENIHEKSYTVLDTSEGSIMLHVNHGTSSEKINTGNVYISDASGLNYTLSLPNNIRTSSGECEFDRVLSLDGVYIANFLDVNNEIKDEDLRFQNFKSAIEEDIAPFETNTEKRKKQYNKGKNEDAVRTVISFNKGGEWSYLKAPKVDSRGNKYECGDNCYLHLHGITNYHQYAPFYSIENAVGIIMGTGNVGSHLRYESDEVNTFLSRDGGVTWIEAHKGPYIYEYGDYGGLIVMADDLRKTNQIVFSWNEGQSWFDFELGQFSIDVDNIVAEPNSASVEFLVYGTRNDVGVLYHLDFNALGQPLCKGLWAADSVSSDYETWSPTSGNFNDKCILGRKITYTRRKQTSECFNGKDLKRTVDKKPCECTPEDYECETGFTRKIGSYECKPNDPTLTIEGCTSSSYFYANAYRKVPGDICVNGWVPEKVPVPCPSYAPFNKTAKSILFIIFIMGIVMLIITYICRNPKFKNLFYNYGFDTFENVKYSVIKTKRGNVNNNVFEPEMEFIDAEQDDNEEDVPTLLPYSSDRNRSTNKDFTLARNRTNQNNNITSRNISPSKNYADNIELL
- a CDS encoding ribosome biogenesis protein TSR1, putative; protein product: MKHKSHLKQKNKQFKKIKNQKKKKKSIKNIQKKKNKNDINEKYSNILQRKVQSYYSKSDQLKNEREEKAKHIPFYNCLNICLLVFHEDVDILSFKKEFIKYLCEENDEHIDIDNIKLYDIYTVHSNDKKKKKRKSFVVYDIPRDIYGIIDGTKCADVVLCLFKDGSIENSCFDELGYKLLSVLKIQGVPSIIGIGYNTNMSNKGSHKFVMRYFNSEFTMDDKIFFISENKNSDFQKLYNEITNMKIKNVSYREGRGYMMADSCAYNSENDCIYIKGFIKGVGFNYHNPIHITDVGDYYIDNIYLIDILKEKRFFDEQNLRYSFLLNPNNQQTSENEFILNFLSNNKKLPNDHTKYNYYDIKHKPIKSIFNEEDDMKCIRPYVVEDNNNIYMNNLMTLKNKDIPEFTASNFFSYDNYNINENNNSITKTMNDSTTTTNNSNNNNNNNGDNINESYTVYKYNMKNIMQDYTNDPHGNNQQYNEENTNPNISNINNMWTYISNEKHEANDDFICSYDKYGGMNDDNSSNNNNNNNNMFNNNNNNIINNFNISNETQNKKFSTNHLEYGNNDLYKNYDEDEENNDDISDDITDNITVNETDNKSEDYNDDSCIEKDSNNSDNIYICKNISARERFKKYRSLQSFRTSYVDVYEDLPLEYSRIYDYESSENLIKYSRKKFVQNCKIVNGEFTLTDTYCIFVIKNDGKLLNKLNNKRNDIPVIVSSLLPFERKVTVLNMEVNRTIFYSDKVESKDIFEIICGFRHFIGCPVFSEQIIKGPQSKGKYEKHLKHGKKYVASIFGFTTVTAAPVFFIKKKMYQQMEQLQNYANGNNNNNNNNNNNNSNNYCNNSLNSLDFQQTLGYSLDTSNDINNSLTSGRTEYIYDCITNEHNNFSNPQANVASVIVAHGKVVSCDCKRIIMKRISLCGKIFKIHKKKAVIRNMFYNPKDINYFKPVELHTKHGLTGKIVESLGTHGKMKCIFSNVLKQHDKVFIFLYKRIYPIWFPLSWGGEQDLGPDNQPLELKEKKKRHALML